One stretch of Filifactor alocis ATCC 35896 DNA includes these proteins:
- a CDS encoding S-layer homology domain-containing protein: protein MKKRLASIFLVLTITLSQGCLSFADTVIDVNDKENVETFEETGNDVKQEDVQQQGGNIYSENDEQNLSPLLKDFKKNLEGDKIEVEKVIYFVEYDSAQDREAVLESLKKIEDTKVLYEYNIIFQGCSVETWPKNLDALKMIKGVKSVERSGQLSPLMNNARKNIGIEDVTEDYLKTINANAIDKHFDGRGMLISHIDTGMDATHRAMRIDPDALSVMKIKNNHKDPFWVSDKVPHAFNYMNGGKNTIEKYDNGSAYYDPHGMHIAGILAANDTNDLVEKNRGIKGVAPNAQLLSYKMYSDSSNAFAGDETMFHAFEDSIKLDADVVSISSGFTGTGLAGEKYWPAIRAMRKAGIPVFVATGNFATSSSNSSWDRYANNALGMTDTGNVTRTAAHEDAIAVGSSRNTVVYFPTVKIANKDLKKDFRYSQIGAFFDQTKFLDQQTKKNAGKYQFIYLGKCQDEDIRGRDLRNKIVVMDRIYTKDLKYAFKKVQDKGAKLVVVVNTVSYYNRDDWENIPAMGYEKDENTSMQVISLSGYDGAELWDMMQNKATPKGTDAKPSSTDEDNYRLDMKQFNSRKPKVGTTVELDVEFSDELQKWEENYQVPAGSTSWGPRTDLMLKPDISAPGKNIYSTLNKVNGKDDYAYMSGTSMSTPVAAGASVLIRPKLKEMVKSSALKNAGIDLSSLTKIVMQNSATPMIDPSTAKDKDITTALFASPRQQGAGVINVARALKTDVIASFKVKDSVGEYNSYGAVSLKEIRGGSKDFTIDLYNTGDKDVIFDVTASPVTTDGEKKVTKIDEEYIDEKHKEGKQVVAEIHPAKVDGAEIIFKTQNGQITVPAGGSYQLEATINTGSAADADKFVESFINFTSHNQQLASISMPLMGFAGDWNKEPIIDKWAWEEGSLSGTITVFDDNGKPKRPGTLNYGAGGEHGVDNFHPAGVIQNTEDGNPNFKQDPEYFAMNTAVDTTSSKASDSNLISGKQKKLKIVDQNGKEKEIDANDFEVNNAGLTPSPLVLRSASDSKIYITNEEGRNLRTMAVQHFVKGILNSKRNTAKGLKDGFKKVWGDLKWDGTVYNSHLDLGHGDITGDLDQVAEGLYYYTFEYRLTPDYPWQKTTIPIKVDNTSPTIDGIDLSDADHIVIKATDSYHKAKDLSSAPNGVYFFREQKQDKDRPEHEKLFEKADSKVWYVGAGFVNADNGYVTKHFNVVRTSDGEYVIRDANHDLVGKTMEIVAVDGAGNFAPTMRVVFADALDPQDNKLHYTLNEYVADKKQFKKIGEGIVGGELKSGNTPNLPKPENPQQGEENEQSVDGEPVVSVDKDTSTIGEMKGKKPKGKEFTKVTVMNMSTWTREEKETWTSTGKDCTIKDESGNPKYYDVVEYKNKNYHTKVLEDGDPIEFIWSEAEASGNPEEYATKKGCKIFEMQYEDVSAEDLEKEGKFKIELNENDGFSVIGSLTNVDRNTKVYFQSKNMYKISKETKKEISTFAYDKDQHTMKFDFYGNRKDVETNSNPFNYDGGEVYIWAVNKNDQKSNQLTLIMPDAKKSDKPTDPLLGSDDYKAYSSMLRNIEELKGNGNGGIAGGEKGQPTILAVPTGKKVRNEDTKKEHELFALKDKLKVKKGYAVRIVSYNAGKMSLEALSDKVYAIDPSKMTKEDYDFGEEGKNGERFIDINILQGFNALRFEIYKPDVDSQGNFVGVERDSNGEITKIPEENLVFEKGRCVYFDKDPVTFELDPDTFNPYVPLNDKPIIYSKTSPMTIRGTIGDKGGFMWQLRMNHHIIDEYLIYGDLKVDNTRDFSFTTDVRDGDVLDIGIKDYSGNTFPEKSFKTLDGETKKQMPSQYKIYVDNKKPEIEIKEDNSITNPLYTLSSQSKSSAVTIQITDKISSGEDGRLQETFVTVNGKAVTKGENKLEDPQTDKPWKIVVTASDYAKNKTVREYSYNGEKLREVNKETKKVTFDLNGGKGKLFDTGNELTINQGEDCFLPYLSNITPPSEKEFDCWEVVTTDSKGEEVKEQQKPGHILYVEEDTNVKALWKDKVEKEKVTITLYPDIKSKIVKTVKIDKGSIYRLPDATNLVKKDRYVFEGWNINDKLYRAGDSITVDQDLTANAVWKAKPGQDNPPSGGGSSSGGGGSSSTVEENINKGLPNTGKQQLLNTDNPNTLSGNENAGLSIDQIVQKYSDISNHWGRNAIASCLQKGYFVGTSNNTFSPNKTLTRAEFVTAFGKFAGNSLEDGKIPFKDVKPGDYYAPYAVWASNKNLMVGYNGYFRPQDSMTREEICVVLEKFLKDKKPEMTTPIVLKDSKTASPWAKSSVDTVVSLGIMKGRPDGTFGYKDDITRAELAQILQSLVEMN from the coding sequence ATGAAAAAGCGATTAGCAAGCATTTTTTTGGTTCTTACGATTACTTTGTCACAAGGTTGCTTATCGTTTGCAGACACAGTTATTGATGTAAATGATAAAGAAAATGTTGAAACATTCGAAGAGACCGGAAATGATGTAAAGCAAGAGGATGTGCAACAACAGGGCGGTAATATTTATTCTGAAAATGATGAACAAAATTTGAGCCCGCTATTGAAAGATTTCAAAAAAAATCTTGAAGGAGATAAAATTGAAGTCGAAAAGGTCATTTATTTTGTGGAGTATGACAGTGCACAGGATAGAGAGGCTGTTCTTGAGTCTCTGAAAAAAATAGAGGATACAAAAGTACTCTATGAATACAACATCATTTTTCAAGGGTGTTCGGTAGAAACATGGCCGAAAAACTTGGATGCGTTGAAAATGATTAAGGGTGTAAAATCCGTCGAAAGATCAGGACAGTTGAGCCCTCTAATGAACAACGCAAGAAAAAACATCGGAATAGAAGATGTTACGGAAGATTACTTAAAAACAATCAATGCAAATGCGATAGACAAACATTTTGATGGAAGAGGAATGTTGATATCACATATCGATACCGGTATGGACGCTACTCATAGGGCAATGAGAATTGATCCGGATGCATTGTCTGTGATGAAAATAAAAAATAATCACAAAGATCCATTTTGGGTGAGCGACAAAGTTCCTCACGCATTCAACTATATGAATGGTGGAAAAAATACGATAGAAAAATATGATAACGGTTCTGCTTATTATGACCCTCATGGGATGCATATTGCAGGAATCTTGGCGGCAAATGACACAAATGATCTTGTAGAGAAGAACAGAGGGATAAAAGGTGTTGCTCCTAATGCACAACTTTTATCATATAAGATGTATTCAGATTCATCCAATGCATTTGCAGGCGATGAAACAATGTTCCATGCGTTTGAAGACTCTATCAAATTGGATGCGGATGTAGTTTCTATCTCATCAGGATTTACAGGTACGGGACTTGCAGGTGAAAAATACTGGCCGGCTATCAGAGCTATGCGTAAAGCAGGGATACCTGTTTTTGTTGCGACCGGTAACTTTGCAACATCATCTTCCAACTCATCTTGGGACAGATATGCAAACAATGCCTTGGGAATGACGGATACCGGCAATGTTACCAGAACTGCAGCTCATGAAGATGCGATTGCGGTAGGGTCTTCGAGAAATACAGTAGTGTATTTCCCTACAGTAAAAATTGCAAATAAAGATTTGAAGAAAGATTTTCGATATAGCCAAATCGGAGCATTTTTTGATCAAACGAAATTTCTTGATCAACAAACAAAGAAAAATGCAGGTAAATACCAATTTATCTATCTTGGAAAATGTCAAGACGAAGATATTAGAGGACGCGATTTAAGAAACAAAATTGTTGTAATGGACAGAATTTACACAAAAGATTTGAAATATGCGTTCAAAAAAGTACAAGATAAGGGAGCTAAATTAGTAGTAGTAGTCAATACAGTTTCTTATTACAACAGAGATGATTGGGAAAATATACCTGCTATGGGATATGAAAAAGACGAAAATACATCGATGCAGGTAATCTCGCTTTCCGGTTATGACGGAGCGGAACTTTGGGATATGATGCAAAACAAAGCGACCCCTAAAGGTACAGATGCGAAACCATCTTCAACAGATGAAGACAATTATAGACTTGATATGAAACAGTTCAACAGTCGAAAACCGAAAGTAGGAACCACTGTGGAATTAGATGTAGAATTTTCTGATGAGTTACAAAAATGGGAAGAAAATTATCAAGTTCCTGCCGGTTCTACTTCTTGGGGACCAAGAACAGACTTGATGTTGAAACCCGATATTTCAGCTCCCGGTAAAAATATTTATTCTACATTGAACAAAGTAAACGGTAAAGATGATTATGCCTATATGTCAGGGACATCTATGTCGACACCTGTTGCTGCGGGAGCCAGTGTATTGATTAGACCGAAATTGAAAGAAATGGTGAAATCTTCTGCATTAAAGAACGCAGGGATAGATCTTTCAAGTCTTACTAAAATTGTGATGCAAAACAGTGCGACACCTATGATAGATCCGTCTACCGCAAAAGATAAGGATATCACTACAGCACTTTTCGCATCTCCTCGTCAACAAGGTGCAGGAGTAATCAATGTAGCGCGTGCGCTAAAAACAGATGTTATCGCGTCTTTCAAGGTAAAAGACTCTGTAGGAGAATATAATTCTTACGGTGCCGTATCGCTGAAAGAAATTCGTGGCGGCTCCAAAGACTTTACGATTGACCTTTATAATACAGGCGATAAAGATGTGATATTTGATGTCACTGCAAGTCCTGTTACAACAGACGGAGAAAAAAAGGTAACAAAAATTGATGAAGAGTATATAGATGAAAAGCACAAAGAAGGAAAACAGGTTGTAGCGGAAATTCACCCTGCAAAGGTAGACGGTGCTGAAATCATCTTCAAAACACAAAACGGACAAATCACAGTACCTGCCGGCGGTTCTTACCAATTAGAAGCGACAATCAACACTGGTTCTGCAGCGGATGCCGATAAGTTCGTAGAGTCATTTATCAACTTCACCTCTCACAATCAACAGTTGGCGTCAATCTCTATGCCGTTGATGGGATTTGCGGGAGACTGGAACAAAGAGCCTATCATAGATAAATGGGCATGGGAAGAAGGTTCACTCTCCGGAACAATCACAGTATTTGACGATAACGGAAAACCGAAACGTCCGGGAACCTTAAACTACGGTGCAGGTGGAGAGCATGGTGTTGATAACTTCCACCCTGCCGGTGTGATTCAAAATACAGAAGACGGCAACCCGAACTTCAAACAAGATCCGGAATACTTTGCTATGAATACAGCTGTGGATACGACATCATCAAAAGCCAGCGACAGTAATTTAATCTCCGGAAAACAAAAGAAACTGAAAATAGTAGACCAAAACGGAAAAGAAAAAGAAATTGATGCAAATGATTTTGAAGTAAATAATGCAGGTCTTACTCCATCGCCGTTGGTACTTCGTTCTGCTTCAGATTCCAAAATCTATATTACAAATGAAGAAGGCAGAAACTTGAGAACTATGGCGGTACAACACTTTGTAAAAGGAATCTTGAACTCCAAGAGAAACACTGCAAAAGGATTGAAAGACGGATTCAAAAAAGTTTGGGGCGACTTGAAATGGGACGGTACTGTCTACAACTCTCATTTAGATTTGGGTCATGGAGATATCACAGGAGACTTGGATCAGGTAGCGGAAGGATTGTATTATTACACCTTTGAATATCGTTTAACACCTGATTATCCATGGCAAAAAACTACAATTCCAATCAAAGTGGACAATACATCTCCTACGATTGACGGAATTGACTTGAGCGATGCAGATCATATTGTGATAAAAGCAACTGACAGCTATCACAAAGCAAAAGATTTGAGCAGTGCTCCAAATGGAGTGTACTTCTTTAGAGAGCAAAAACAAGACAAGGATAGACCGGAACATGAAAAACTGTTTGAGAAAGCAGACAGTAAGGTTTGGTATGTAGGTGCAGGCTTTGTCAATGCAGATAACGGTTATGTTACAAAGCACTTTAATGTAGTGAGAACATCTGACGGTGAATATGTGATTAGAGATGCAAATCATGACTTGGTAGGAAAAACGATGGAAATCGTTGCGGTAGACGGTGCAGGAAACTTCGCTCCTACTATGAGAGTTGTTTTTGCCGATGCTTTAGATCCGCAAGACAACAAATTGCATTACACATTGAATGAATATGTTGCCGATAAAAAACAATTCAAAAAGATAGGGGAAGGTATTGTAGGCGGAGAGCTTAAATCAGGTAATACACCAAACTTGCCGAAACCTGAAAATCCGCAACAAGGCGAAGAAAATGAACAGTCTGTAGACGGTGAACCTGTTGTTTCTGTAGATAAAGATACATCTACCATAGGAGAAATGAAAGGAAAAAAACCGAAGGGAAAAGAATTTACAAAGGTAACCGTGATGAATATGTCAACCTGGACTCGTGAAGAGAAGGAAACATGGACTTCAACAGGAAAGGATTGCACAATCAAAGATGAGAGCGGTAACCCTAAATATTATGATGTTGTAGAGTATAAAAACAAAAACTATCACACGAAAGTTCTTGAAGATGGAGATCCTATTGAATTTATTTGGTCTGAAGCAGAAGCATCCGGAAATCCGGAAGAGTATGCTACAAAAAAAGGTTGCAAAATATTTGAAATGCAATATGAAGATGTTTCTGCGGAAGATTTGGAAAAAGAAGGTAAGTTCAAAATAGAGTTAAATGAAAATGACGGTTTTAGCGTAATCGGTTCTTTAACGAATGTTGATAGGAATACAAAGGTATATTTCCAATCAAAAAATATGTACAAGATAAGCAAAGAAACGAAAAAAGAAATTTCGACTTTTGCATATGACAAAGATCAACATACTATGAAATTTGATTTTTACGGAAACAGAAAAGATGTTGAAACCAATTCCAATCCGTTTAACTATGACGGTGGAGAGGTATACATCTGGGCGGTAAACAAAAACGATCAAAAAAGCAATCAATTGACTTTGATTATGCCGGATGCCAAGAAATCCGATAAACCTACAGATCCGTTGCTTGGTAGCGATGATTACAAAGCATACAGCTCCATGCTTAGAAATATCGAAGAGTTGAAAGGGAACGGTAATGGCGGTATAGCCGGTGGAGAAAAAGGGCAACCTACTATACTTGCAGTACCGACAGGTAAAAAGGTCAGAAATGAAGATACCAAAAAAGAACATGAGTTATTTGCGTTAAAAGATAAGTTGAAAGTGAAAAAAGGTTATGCTGTCAGAATTGTTTCATATAATGCCGGAAAAATGTCATTGGAAGCACTATCTGATAAGGTGTATGCTATCGATCCAAGTAAAATGACAAAAGAGGATTATGACTTTGGAGAAGAGGGCAAAAATGGAGAACGATTTATAGATATCAATATTTTGCAAGGATTCAATGCCCTTCGTTTTGAAATCTACAAACCTGATGTAGATAGTCAAGGTAATTTTGTCGGGGTTGAACGAGATTCAAACGGAGAGATAACGAAGATTCCGGAAGAAAATTTGGTGTTTGAAAAAGGTCGTTGTGTATACTTTGACAAAGACCCTGTCACATTTGAATTGGATCCGGACACATTCAATCCTTATGTACCGTTAAACGATAAGCCTATCATCTATTCCAAGACAAGTCCTATGACAATCAGAGGAACAATAGGAGATAAGGGTGGATTCATGTGGCAACTTAGAATGAATCACCACATCATTGATGAATATCTAATCTATGGAGATTTGAAAGTTGACAACACAAGAGATTTTTCATTCACTACGGATGTAAGAGACGGAGATGTTTTAGATATCGGTATCAAAGATTATTCCGGTAACACCTTCCCTGAAAAAAGTTTCAAAACATTGGACGGCGAAACAAAAAAACAAATGCCGAGTCAATATAAAATCTATGTTGATAACAAAAAACCTGAAATAGAAATCAAGGAAGATAACAGTATAACAAATCCGTTGTATACACTTTCTTCTCAAAGTAAATCTTCTGCAGTAACGATACAAATTACTGATAAAATATCTTCCGGTGAAGATGGAAGACTTCAAGAAACATTTGTGACTGTGAACGGAAAAGCTGTCACAAAAGGTGAGAACAAATTGGAAGATCCGCAAACAGACAAACCTTGGAAAATAGTTGTTACAGCGTCTGACTATGCGAAAAATAAAACGGTTAGAGAATACTCCTACAATGGTGAAAAGTTAAGAGAGGTAAATAAAGAAACCAAAAAAGTTACTTTTGATTTGAACGGTGGAAAAGGTAAGCTGTTTGATACCGGCAATGAACTGACAATCAATCAAGGCGAAGACTGTTTCTTGCCATATCTTAGCAACATTACACCGCCAAGTGAAAAAGAATTTGATTGCTGGGAAGTTGTAACAACAGATAGCAAGGGTGAAGAAGTGAAAGAACAACAAAAACCCGGACATATTTTGTATGTTGAAGAAGATACGAATGTAAAAGCGTTGTGGAAAGATAAGGTTGAAAAAGAAAAAGTAACCATTACACTTTATCCGGATATAAAGAGTAAAATTGTAAAAACAGTAAAAATTGATAAAGGTTCTATTTATCGTCTTCCGGATGCAACCAACTTAGTGAAAAAAGATCGTTATGTTTTTGAAGGTTGGAACATAAATGACAAATTGTATAGAGCGGGAGATTCGATAACAGTAGATCAAGACCTTACCGCAAATGCAGTTTGGAAAGCAAAACCGGGGCAAGATAATCCGCCATCCGGTGGTGGTTCATCATCCGGTGGAGGAGGCTCATCATCCACAGTGGAAGAGAACATCAATAAAGGGCTACCTAACACAGGTAAACAACAGCTTTTGAATACAGACAATCCAAATACTTTGAGCGGAAATGAAAATGCAGGTTTGAGCATAGACCAAATCGTTCAAAAGTACAGTGATATCTCTAATCACTGGGGAAGAAATGCAATCGCATCATGTCTGCAAAAAGGTTATTTTGTAGGAACATCAAACAATACTTTTTCACCGAATAAGACTCTTACAAGAGCAGAGTTTGTTACAGCATTCGGTAAGTTTGCAGGAAACAGTTTGGAAGACGGTAAGATACCGTTTAAAGATGTAAAACCGGGTGATTACTATGCGCCTTATGCAGTATGGGCAAGTAATAAAAACCTTATGGTAGGATATAACGGTTACTTTAGACCACAAGACAGTATGACAAGAGAAGAAATATGCGTTGTGTTGGAAAAATTCCTAAAAGATAAAAAACCGGAAATGACAACACCGATTGTATTGAAAGACTCAAAGACTGCAAGTCCTTGGGCGAAGAGCAGTGTTGATACGGTAGTATCTTTAGGTATCATGAAAGGAAGACCGGACGGAACGTTCGGGTACAAAGATGATATTACAAGAGCAGAATTGGCACAGATATTGCAATCTCTTGTAGAGATGAATTAA
- a CDS encoding DUF4846 domain-containing protein: MKHKKYAVILFVFALCCLSACSSDKHKEETTEQVYLNPQGNTIQERVLVPDGYTRVAENEHSFGQFLREYPLKPYGSPILLYDGREKTSQSNHEGVFQMHLEPRDLQQCADSVMRIYAEYLYRNGEEDKIRFHFVDGFECDYTHWKQGYRVVFDERGNPQWVKKAEPGSNEKILEKYLNIIFAYSSTISMQKESKMIPLKEMMIGDIFLHSGSPGHVVMVVDCCKNDAGNIQFLLAQGFMPAQEFHLIKNPAHPDNPWYDISEIKETLVTPEYRFEINEFRRLYYLHGYE; encoded by the coding sequence ATGAAACACAAAAAGTATGCAGTTATTCTATTTGTTTTTGCATTGTGTTGCTTGAGTGCGTGTTCTTCCGATAAACACAAAGAAGAGACGACAGAACAAGTGTACCTCAATCCGCAAGGAAACACCATACAGGAGAGAGTTCTTGTTCCGGACGGATACACCAGAGTTGCAGAGAACGAGCATAGCTTTGGACAATTTTTGAGAGAGTATCCGTTAAAACCGTACGGAAGTCCTATCCTGTTGTACGATGGCAGAGAAAAAACTTCACAGTCCAATCACGAAGGAGTTTTTCAGATGCATTTGGAACCGAGAGACTTGCAACAGTGTGCGGATTCTGTGATGAGAATTTATGCGGAGTATTTGTACCGAAACGGCGAAGAAGACAAGATTCGTTTTCATTTTGTTGACGGTTTCGAGTGTGACTATACCCATTGGAAACAAGGATATCGTGTTGTTTTTGATGAACGAGGAAATCCTCAATGGGTAAAAAAAGCAGAGCCGGGAAGTAACGAAAAAATATTGGAAAAATACTTGAATATCATATTTGCATATTCATCAACCATTTCGATGCAAAAAGAGTCAAAAATGATTCCGCTAAAAGAAATGATGATTGGAGATATTTTTTTACATTCGGGAAGTCCGGGACATGTGGTAATGGTAGTTGATTGTTGTAAGAACGATGCCGGAAATATTCAGTTTTTGTTGGCACAGGGATTTATGCCGGCGCAAGAGTTTCATTTGATTAAAAATCCGGCGCATCCCGATAATCCGTGGTACGATATTTCTGAAATCAAGGAGACTTTGGTAACACCGGAGTATCGGTTTGAAATCAACGAGTTTAGAAGATTATACTATTTGCATGGATACGAATAA
- the ymfI gene encoding elongation factor P 5-aminopentanone reductase: MSRTVLVTGSSRGIGRAIAKAFAKQGDRVVINYIEQKAAAEQVKEEIIREGGRAMVVQCDVSDEQQVKQMIATIEQEFSPVEVLVNNAGIAEMKLFTDIETSMWERMFDVNVKGMYLCCKYVLPSMISRKKGKIVNTSSVWGLVGASCEAHYSATKGAILAFTKALAKEEGPSNIQVNAVAPGAILTDMLSGIDEEALRMVAEETPAGRLGKPEDIAETVVFLASEKADFITGQIISPNGGFVVY, from the coding sequence ATGAGCAGAACCGTTTTGGTAACAGGAAGTTCCAGAGGAATCGGGCGTGCGATTGCAAAGGCGTTTGCAAAGCAGGGAGATAGAGTAGTCATTAACTATATTGAGCAGAAGGCAGCTGCCGAACAAGTGAAGGAAGAAATCATTCGTGAGGGAGGGAGAGCCATGGTGGTGCAATGTGATGTGTCTGACGAACAACAGGTCAAACAGATGATAGCAACCATTGAACAGGAATTTTCACCGGTAGAAGTATTGGTCAACAATGCCGGAATTGCAGAGATGAAATTATTTACCGATATAGAAACAAGTATGTGGGAAAGAATGTTTGATGTCAATGTGAAGGGGATGTACCTTTGTTGCAAATATGTTCTTCCGAGCATGATTTCTCGAAAAAAAGGAAAGATTGTGAACACTTCTTCCGTTTGGGGATTGGTCGGTGCATCCTGCGAGGCGCATTATTCCGCAACAAAAGGAGCGATTCTGGCTTTTACCAAAGCGCTGGCAAAAGAAGAGGGACCGTCTAATATTCAGGTCAATGCCGTTGCGCCGGGAGCAATTTTGACAGATATGCTTTCGGGAATTGATGAAGAAGCCTTGCGGATGGTAGCGGAAGAAACCCCTGCCGGACGATTGGGAAAACCCGAGGATATTGCAGAAACAGTGGTATTTTTGGCGTCCGAAAAAGCAGATTTTATCACCGGACAAATCATCAGTCCAAACGGCGGTTTTGTAGTGTACTGA
- a CDS encoding dihydrofolate reductase has protein sequence MKNLYMIVAMTEKTRAIGKNNDMLYHLPEDLKYFKQTTQGHTIVIGYNTYMSFPKRPLPNRKNIVLTRKNRVIEGVEILHSIEEVLDYAKVHSEEQIFICGGDTIYEQFMPYVSKLYLTVIEEETPVEAEAFFPEVDTDVWKKTEENPSKEWNGTTPNYTFTVWEKR, from the coding sequence ATGAAAAATTTGTATATGATTGTAGCAATGACGGAAAAAACGAGAGCCATCGGTAAGAACAATGATATGTTGTATCATTTGCCGGAGGATTTAAAATACTTTAAGCAGACAACACAGGGACATACCATTGTAATCGGTTACAACACTTATATGAGTTTTCCGAAACGACCTCTTCCGAATCGAAAAAATATCGTATTGACACGAAAAAACAGAGTGATAGAAGGTGTGGAGATTTTGCACAGCATCGAAGAAGTGCTTGATTATGCGAAAGTCCATTCGGAAGAGCAAATTTTTATCTGTGGGGGAGATACGATTTATGAGCAGTTTATGCCTTATGTGAGCAAGTTGTACCTTACTGTCATAGAAGAGGAAACGCCGGTTGAAGCGGAAGCATTTTTTCCTGAAGTAGATACCGATGTATGGAAAAAAACGGAAGAGAATCCGTCAAAAGAGTGGAACGGAACAACACCGAACTATACCTTTACCGTTTGGGAAAAGCGTTAG
- a CDS encoding 5'-methylthioadenosine/S-adenosylhomocysteine nucleosidase family protein, protein MKKIGLLVAVELKALKRKYGEPYKTDSYVGYEVLRYQMDGWECYAVHTGAGEIAAAAGTQLLISVYHVDLILNFGVVGALTEEMTHHRICVVKEVVHYDFDTSVADGCEVGRYLEYPTIYIPTTESLWQDAVKQNVDLKPVVCASADKFIETAEKKQELHRIFQADICEMEAAGIVLTCNRNQVPCLLIKMVADGLEGGLEEFKKEFHTSSDICLEVMTGVVHGFVEKAKQEE, encoded by the coding sequence TTGAAAAAGATAGGATTGCTGGTTGCAGTGGAACTGAAGGCTTTGAAAAGAAAATACGGAGAACCGTACAAAACAGATTCTTATGTAGGATATGAAGTGTTGCGGTACCAAATGGACGGTTGGGAGTGTTATGCTGTTCATACGGGAGCGGGAGAGATTGCCGCTGCGGCAGGCACGCAATTACTGATTAGTGTCTATCATGTCGATCTGATTTTGAACTTCGGAGTGGTTGGTGCGTTGACAGAGGAGATGACACATCATAGAATCTGTGTTGTAAAAGAAGTGGTACACTATGATTTTGACACTTCTGTAGCAGACGGTTGTGAAGTCGGCAGATACTTGGAGTATCCGACCATCTATATTCCGACAACGGAATCGCTGTGGCAAGATGCAGTAAAACAGAATGTCGATTTGAAACCGGTTGTCTGTGCATCGGCGGATAAGTTTATCGAAACGGCAGAGAAGAAACAAGAATTGCATCGTATTTTTCAGGCGGATATTTGTGAAATGGAAGCGGCGGGGATTGTGCTTACCTGCAATCGAAATCAAGTGCCGTGTCTTTTGATTAAAATGGTTGCCGACGGATTGGAAGGCGGATTGGAAGAATTTAAGAAAGAGTTTCACACCTCTTCCGATATTTGCCTTGAAGTCATGACCGGTGTTGTGCATGGTTTTGTGGAAAAAGCGAAACAGGAGGAATAA
- a CDS encoding thymidylate synthase, protein MTKADKNFKELCTRILEEGYNTKGEKVRPKYADGTPSHTYFVNQVWEEYDLQKGEFPILTLRHIAWKSSIKEILWIYQDQTNSLDVLEDKYDIHWWNDWEVEQSRTIGQRYGATVKRYDLMNKLLNGLKTQPYGRRHIINLYQYQDFQETDGLFPCAMETHWSVRDGILDMTLIQRSSDVPVANAINKLQYVALMMMVAKHCDFKLGKFCHLVQNAHIYDRHVEQVKEMLERKGQEDCTDLRLVLDTDKTDFYTFTLEDFKLENYEPNKPNFKFELAI, encoded by the coding sequence ATGACAAAGGCGGATAAGAATTTTAAAGAACTATGCACTCGGATTTTGGAAGAAGGTTACAACACAAAAGGAGAAAAGGTAAGACCGAAGTATGCCGACGGAACACCTTCTCACACCTACTTTGTCAATCAAGTTTGGGAAGAATACGATTTGCAAAAAGGAGAATTTCCGATTTTGACACTTCGACATATTGCATGGAAGTCTTCTATTAAAGAAATTTTGTGGATTTATCAAGATCAAACCAACTCTTTGGATGTACTGGAAGACAAATATGATATTCATTGGTGGAACGATTGGGAAGTAGAGCAGAGCAGAACAATCGGTCAACGATACGGTGCAACGGTAAAACGATATGACTTGATGAACAAGTTGCTCAACGGTCTTAAGACACAGCCTTACGGCAGACGTCACATTATCAATCTGTATCAATATCAGGATTTTCAAGAGACAGACGGATTGTTCCCTTGTGCAATGGAAACACACTGGAGTGTTCGTGACGGAATCTTGGACATGACTTTGATTCAACGCTCTTCCGATGTTCCGGTGGCAAACGCAATCAACAAACTTCAATATGTTGCGTTGATGATGATGGTTGCAAAACACTGCGATTTCAAACTCGGAAAATTTTGTCACCTTGTGCAAAATGCACACATCTACGACCGTCATGTCGAACAGGTAAAAGAGATGTTGGAACGAAAAGGGCAAGAAGATTGTACCGATTTGAGATTGGTGTTGGATACGGACAAAACGGATTTTTATACCTTTACATTGGAAGATTTTAAGTTAGAAAATTACGAACCGAACAAACCGAATTTCAAGTTTGAATTGGCGATTTAA